From the genome of Agromyces badenianii:
GCGCGCAACTGCCGGATGCCCTCGGCGTTCGTGCGCTCCGACGCGCCCACGTAGACCGTGGAGCCGACCTTCAGCACGTCGCCGCCGTCGAGCGTGCCCGGCAACGCGATGCGGGCGACCGTGAGGCCCGGCACGCTGCGCACGGCACGCTCGACCGCCTCGACCTCGGGCCGGCGCGACTCGGCGCCGGGGCTCGCGAGCACCGCGAGATCGCCGAACATCACGACCGTGTCCTCGACGAAGACGGAATCGGCGAGCTCGGGCGCCGCGTCGACCTCGATCGTCTCCCAGCCCTCGGCGACGAGGGCGGCGCAGTAGTTGTCCCATTGCTGGTCGGCGAGCGCCAGGTCGACGGGCTGCCGCTCGCGGTGCGTCACCAGGGCCTCGTCGAGATTCGACGCGGGGATGCGCACGAGTGCGAGGCGACGGTCGGCGGCGGGCGGCGCGTATTCGAGGATGCCGCGCAAGACCCGCGGGGCGAGCAGGATCTCGCCGACGACGATCGCGATGATGAAGATGAGGTTCAGGCTCACGAGCGAGCCGACCACGAAGAGGAGGATCGCGCCCGAGAACGGGTTGCCCGCGGCGCTGGCCGACGCGAACGTCGCAAGCAGCGCCGCGAGGCATCCCGATGCGAACCCCGTGATGAGCGTGAGGTACCACGCGCGGGTCGCGCCGACGGCGTTCGTCACCGAGAGCAGCACCCACGCGATGAAGGCGGCGAGCGCGAAGTGCCCGAACACCTGGCCGAGCACCTGCGGCGACTGCCCGCTGCCGATGAAGAACGCCAGGAGCGAGACCAGCATCGCCGCCGTCGCGACCGAGGCCGAGGAGGCGAGCACCGCAGCCACCCGCCGCCCCGGGGTGATCGCCGGGGTGAACCGGGCCGGGGCGGACGGCTGCATGGCGGGGGACGTCATGGCACGAGCCTACTGGCCGTACCGATGTCTCAACCGGCGGCGTCGAGTCGCGCTCGGGCGAGGCGCTCGGCGGATTCGAGCGTCGTCATGCCGTGGTCGCAGGCACTGCGCAGCACGGATGCCACGGTGTCGCCGATGCCCGCGATGCGGTCGTCGAGCGCCGCCTGGTCGACACCGGGTGCGCTCGCGACGTCGAGGTAGATGACCCCGCCCGCGTTGACCACGAAGTCGGGTGCCCAGACGACGCCGCGCTCCTGCAGAAGGGCCGCGACGTCTCGCGAGGCGAGCTGGTTGTTCGCGGCGCCGACGACGGCGCGCACGCGAAGCTCGCGCACCACCTCCGGGGTGAGCACGCCGCCGAGTCCGCACGGCACGAAGACGTCGGCCTCGACGAGGTGGGCGTCGGCGGGGTCGACCCAGGCCGCGCCGAGTTCGTCGGCCAGGGCGCGCTTGGCCTCCGCGACATCCGTCACGGTGAGCCGGGCACCCGATGACGCGAGGCTCCGAGCCAGGCGACCGCCGACCTGCCCGAGGCCCGCGATGACGAGGTGCCGTCCGGCCGGATCGTTCGAGCCGAAGACCTCGCCGAGCGTCGCGAGAATGGAGGCGTGCACGCCCGCGGCCGTGGCATCCGCCGGCTCGCCGACGCCGCCCTGCTCGGGCGGGAGCCCGCAGACGTGCTCGGTGCGCTCGTGCACGACGGCCATGAGCTCGGCGCTCGTGCCGACGTCTTCGGCGGTCATGTAGGCGCCGCCGAGCGACTCGACGGCATCGCCGAGATCGAGCATCGCGTCGTGGGTGGCGGCCGCGTCGAGAGTCGTGCCGACCGGGATCGCGATCACCGACTTGCCGCCGCCGCGGGCGAGCCCGGCTGCGGCGTTCTTCATGGTCATCGCCTGCGAGAGCCGCAGGGCGTCGGCGAGGGCGTCGGTCCAGTGCTCGTAGTGCCAGAGGCGAGCGCCGCCGAGTGCCTGGCCGAGTCGGGTGGAATGCACCGCCACGATGATCGTGAGCCCGGAACGGGCGCCGCGGGTGATGAGCACCCGTTCGTGGTCGGGGGCTTCTGCCGGCAGTGCCGCGCTGACGCCGGCTGCCGAGGTCGCCGGGGCGCGGGCCGCCGGCGGGTGGGTGATCGTCATCGATCGTTCTCCTTGAATCATCCGCTTCGTGGGCGGAACCTGGCCCCGCACCTCATGAGCGCGGGTCGATTCAAGGGTACCGCCGCTGCGCTCGAACGGGCGCCGCATCATCCGCCGCCCTGCGCCTGCGCCTGCGCCTTCTTTGCCCCTGCCCCGTCCTTCGGATTCGGGAGGCGGTGCGAGTCAGTGGAAGAAGTGGCGCTCGCCCGTGAAGTACATCGTGACGCCCGCTTCGCGCGCGGCCGCGACGACCTCTTCGTCGCGAACCGACCCGCCCGGCTGCACGACCGCGCGCACGCCCGCGTCGAGGAGGATCTGCAGGCCGTCGGCGAAGGGGAAGAAGGCATCGGATGCCGCGACCGAACCGGTGGCCCGCTCCCCCGCACGCTCGACCGCGAGCTTGCAGGAGTCGACCCGGTTGACCTGGCCCATGCCCACGCCCACCGAGGCACCGCCCGAGGCGAGCAGGATCGCGTTCGACTTCACGGCACGGCAGGCGGTCCACGCGAACTCGAGGTCGGCGAGGGTCGCCGCGTCGGCGGCGTCGCCCGCGGCGAGCGTCCACTCCGAGGCCGGCAGGAAGTGACGGTCGGCCTGCTGCAGCAGCAGCCCGCCCGAGACCTGGCGCAGCTCCACGGCCGTCGGCGTGAAGCCCTCGGGCAGCGTCAGCAGGCGGATGTTCTTCTTCTTCGCGAGGAGTTCGAGCGCCTCGCCCTCGAACGCCGGAGCGATGAGCACCTCGGTGAAGACGCCCGACACCGTCTCGGCCATCTCGAGGGTCACGATGCGGTTGGCGGCGATCACGCCGCCGAAGGCCGAGACCGGGTCGCACTCGTGGGCGCGGCGATGGGCGTCGGCGATGGGGTCGGATGCCCCGGCGGAGGCGACGGCGATGCCGCACGGGTTCGCGTGCTTGATGATCGCCACGGCCGGCTCGTCGAAATCGAACGCGGCGCGCACAGCGGAGTCGGCGTCGACGTAGTTGTTGTACGACATCTCTTTGCCGTGCAGCTGCACGGCCTGCGCGATGCCGGGGCGACCGCCCTGCGAGGAGTAGAGCGCCGCCTTCTGGTGCGAGTTCTCGCCGTAGCGCAGGTCGGCGTCTTTGGTCCACGTGCCGCCCACCCACGCGGGGAACGGCGACTCCTCTGCCGGCTGGTCGGGAGCCACGACGCTGCCGAGCCACGAGGCGACGGCGACGTCGTACGACGCCGTGTGCCGGAACGCCTCACGAGCCAGCGCGGCGCGCTGGACGAGCGTCGTGCCGCCCGCGGCGACCGCGGCGGCGATCTCGTCGTAGCGCTCGGGCGAGACCACCACGGCGACGTTCGCGTGGTTCTTGGCCGAGGCACGCACCATGGCGGGTCCGCCGATGTCGATCTGCTCGATGACGGCGTCGGCCGCCGCGCCCGCGGCGACGGTCTCGGCGAAGGGGTAGAGATTCACGACGACGAGCTCGTACGGCTCGATGCCGAGGCCCGCGAGCTCGGCCTCGTGGTGCTCGAGGCGCAGGTCGGCGAGGAGGCCCGAGTGCACGGCCGGGTGCAGGGTGCGCACCCGCCCGTCGAGGTGCTCGGGGTAGCCCGTGACCTCGGACACCTGGGTGACCGGCAGGCCCGCGGCGGCGATGGCCGCGCCCGTGCCACCCGTCGAGACGATCTCGACCCCCGCGCCGACGAGCGCGGTGGCCAGCTCGACGAGGCCCCGCTTGTCGCTCACGGCGATGAGCGCACGCTTCACTGGCACGACATCGCGGTCGCGGTAGAGGCTCGGGTCGTGCGTGGCGCCGCTCATGATCGTGCGAGCTCCTTCAGGTCGAGGTGCGAGTTGGCGATGTCGAGCACGGCCTGGATGAGCAGGCGTCGTTCGACGGGCTTGATGCGGTCGTGCAGGCTCGACTCGGTGTCGCCCGGCAGCACCGGAATGCGCTCCTGCGCGATGATCGGGCCGCCGTCGACCGAGTTGTCGACGACGATGAGGCTCGCACCGGTCTGAGTCACGCCCGCGGCGATCGCGTCGCGCACGCCGTGCGCACCGGGGAACTCGGGCAGGTACGCGGGGTGCGTGTTGATCAGGTTCGGCGAGAATGCATCGACCACGGCCGGCGGCACGAGCCGCATGAGGCCGGAGAGCACGACCACGTCGGGCTCCCACCGGCGCACCTCATCGATGAGGGCGTCGCCCCAGCTGTCGCGGTCGGGATACGCCGTGAAGGGCACGGAGAAGGTCGGCACGCCGTACTCCTCGCCGAGGGCGAGCCCGTCGGCGTCGCGGTCGGCGCCGATGGCGACGACCCGAGCGGGGAACTCCGCATCGGCGGAGGCGTCGAGCAGGGCACGGAGGTTCGAACCAGCGCCCGAGATCAGGACGACGAGCTTCAGCACCCTCCGAGCCTACCGGCCGGCGGAGGTTCGAAGCTGCGCCGCCGTCACGCCCGAGACCAGGACGACGAGCTTCAGCACCCTCCGAGCCCACCGGCCGCGGAGGTTCGAAGCTGCGCCGGCGTCGCGCCGCTCACCCCACGCCCCCGTCGACCGAGCGGATGATCTTCTGCTCCTCTTCGGGCACGAGCACCTCGGTCTCGCGGTTCAGCGACTCGCCGCGGAAGAACGGCCGCGAATCCGCGAAGAACGACCACACGACCATGAGCACCGCGCCGAGCGCGAGCGAGCCGACTCCGACGACGAACACGCCGCCGACGCCGAAGAGCACCGTGTAGCCGTAGTCGGGGTCGAGCATGTCGATCGCCGAGTAGACGAAGGCCCCGGTCAGCAGCAGCGCGCCGACGAGCGGGAACACCAGCCGGTTCCAGAAGTTGCGCCACGACGTGAACAGCGTGGAGCGGAAGTACCACACGCAGGCGAAGCCCGTGATCGAGTAGTAGAACGCGATCGCGAGCCCCAGCGAGAGGATCGTGTCCTGCAGGATGTTGTCGCTGACGAGGGTCATGCCGACGTAGAACACGATGGCCACGAACCCCATGAGCAGCGTCGAGAACGACGGCGTGCGGTACCGCGGATGCACCGTGGCGAATCGCTTCGGCAGGGCCTTGTACACCGCCATCGCGAGGGTACCGCGCGCGGTCGGCAGGATGGTGGTCTGCGTCGACGACACCGCCGAGATCATCACGGCGACGACGAGGAGCCAGGCCCACGGGCCGAACACCGCGTCCTTCAGCGCGAAGAACACGTCGTCGGCGTTGCCCTCGTTGCCGAGCCCCACCCCGGTGCCACCGAGCCCGGCGTACGACATCGCGGCGACCGCCACGCCCACGTAGGTCACGAGCAGGATCAGGGTCGTCAGCACCGCCGCGCGTCCGGGGATGCGCTTCGGGTCGCGCGTCTCCTCGTTGAGCGCGAGGCACGTGTCCCAGCCCCAGTAGATGAAGAGGGCGAGCAGTACCGACTCGACGAAGGCGTCGAGCGACTCGAAGGCGAACGGGTTGAACCAGTCCGCGCTCGGCATCGTGGATCCCTCGGGTGCGGTGCCGGTGATCACCGCCGCCGACGCGAACACCACGAAGAGCACGAGTGCGAGGTACTGCACGCCGAGCAGCACGTTCTGCAACCGCTCGCCGATCTCGAGCCCGCGCCAGCTGATCCAGCTCATGAGCGCGATGAACACGACGCCGGTGGCCGTGACGAGCGGCACGTTCTCGGCGAGGTCCGGCGAGACCAGCAGCCAGAAGTAGATGCCGCCGATCTGGGCGAGGTTCGCGAGCACGACGGTGCCGGCGACCGCGACCCCCCACCCGCCGAGCCAGCCGACCCACGGGCCGAAGGCCTTCGTCGCCCACGTGAACGTCGTTCCGCAGTCGGGCACCGCCCGGTTCAGCTCGCGGTATGCGAAGGCGATGAGCAGCATCGGCACGAACGCGATGATGAACGCCACGGGCGCCTGGGCCCCCACCGCGAGCACGACGAAGCCGAGTGTCGCGGCGAGCGAGTACACGGGCGCCGTCGAGGCGAGGCCGATGACGGTCGAACCCCAGAGACCCAGAGTTCCGGCGGCGAGCCCCTTGCCCTCGGCGTGGGGCGACGCGATCTGATTCGGCACCGACATGGATCCTCCTCGATCATGCGGTCACGCGCAGAGTAGCACCGGCACCACGGTGCCGGCAGCCCCCCGAACTCAGCGGGGCTCGCTCCCCGCACCGGCCCGACTGAAGACCGAGCCCGGCTCGTCGTCGCGGCGGCCGTTCGCACGCGCCGCGTACCCACCCGTCACGGCCCCGATGCCGACGGTGGCGGCTGTGACGAGCGCGACCGCCCAGGGGTTCGGTCCGACGTCGGCGAGTCGGCCCGGACCGGCCGCACCGCCCGACCACCAGGCCAGCAGCCCGAGCACGAGCCCGGCCACTCCGGCCGCACCCGCGCCGGTCGCAAGCGGAAGCCACCATGCATCCGGGCGCCGTCTGGCGCCGAGATCGCCGGGTCTCGCGGCGTTGCCGCCGATCGCCGGGGAACGCATCGACCCGGCCACGAGCCACGTGCCGACGAAACCGAGCAGCACGGGCACGATGAGCCAGAGGGCACCGAACGCCTGCGCCTCGGTCGGCAGCGCACCGAGCAACGGCAGCCCCGGCACCGGTCCGAGGAGTGTGCCGCCCGGGGAGACCGAGGTGCCCGCGCCGAGCGCGAAGCCGGGTCCGAGCAGCCACGAGGCCGCCCACACGATGACGTTGGGGATCAGGGCGAGCTCGGCGACGGTCAGCGCGATGCCGCCGTCGATGCCGGTGCCGAGCGACTGGTAGAGGCCGGCGATCGTCGCGTAGTCGGCCGCGATGAGCCAGGCGACGAGCAATCCGGCCA
Proteins encoded in this window:
- the ddaH gene encoding dimethylargininase, with product MTSPAMQPSAPARFTPAITPGRRVAAVLASSASVATAAMLVSLLAFFIGSGQSPQVLGQVFGHFALAAFIAWVLLSVTNAVGATRAWYLTLITGFASGCLAALLATFASASAAGNPFSGAILLFVVGSLVSLNLIFIIAIVVGEILLAPRVLRGILEYAPPAADRRLALVRIPASNLDEALVTHRERQPVDLALADQQWDNYCAALVAEGWETIEVDAAPELADSVFVEDTVVMFGDLAVLASPGAESRRPEVEAVERAVRSVPGLTVARIALPGTLDGGDVLKVGSTVYVGASERTNAEGIRQLRALLTPHRYTVVAVPITKALHLKSAATALPDGTIIGDPALLDVASLFPRFLPVTEPEGVAVLELSRRSLLMSSSAPETAAMIASLGYRVVTIDIGEFEKLEGCVTCLSVQVR
- a CDS encoding Glu/Leu/Phe/Val dehydrogenase family protein — its product is MTITHPPAARAPATSAAGVSAALPAEAPDHERVLITRGARSGLTIIVAVHSTRLGQALGGARLWHYEHWTDALADALRLSQAMTMKNAAAGLARGGGKSVIAIPVGTTLDAAATHDAMLDLGDAVESLGGAYMTAEDVGTSAELMAVVHERTEHVCGLPPEQGGVGEPADATAAGVHASILATLGEVFGSNDPAGRHLVIAGLGQVGGRLARSLASSGARLTVTDVAEAKRALADELGAAWVDPADAHLVEADVFVPCGLGGVLTPEVVRELRVRAVVGAANNQLASRDVAALLQERGVVWAPDFVVNAGGVIYLDVASAPGVDQAALDDRIAGIGDTVASVLRSACDHGMTTLESAERLARARLDAAG
- the purH gene encoding bifunctional phosphoribosylaminoimidazolecarboxamide formyltransferase/IMP cyclohydrolase; translated protein: MSGATHDPSLYRDRDVVPVKRALIAVSDKRGLVELATALVGAGVEIVSTGGTGAAIAAAGLPVTQVSEVTGYPEHLDGRVRTLHPAVHSGLLADLRLEHHEAELAGLGIEPYELVVVNLYPFAETVAAGAAADAVIEQIDIGGPAMVRASAKNHANVAVVVSPERYDEIAAAVAAGGTTLVQRAALAREAFRHTASYDVAVASWLGSVVAPDQPAEESPFPAWVGGTWTKDADLRYGENSHQKAALYSSQGGRPGIAQAVQLHGKEMSYNNYVDADSAVRAAFDFDEPAVAIIKHANPCGIAVASAGASDPIADAHRRAHECDPVSAFGGVIAANRIVTLEMAETVSGVFTEVLIAPAFEGEALELLAKKKNIRLLTLPEGFTPTAVELRQVSGGLLLQQADRHFLPASEWTLAAGDAADAATLADLEFAWTACRAVKSNAILLASGGASVGVGMGQVNRVDSCKLAVERAGERATGSVAASDAFFPFADGLQILLDAGVRAVVQPGGSVRDEEVVAAAREAGVTMYFTGERHFFH
- the purN gene encoding phosphoribosylglycinamide formyltransferase → MLKLVVLISGAGSNLRALLDASADAEFPARVVAIGADRDADGLALGEEYGVPTFSVPFTAYPDRDSWGDALIDEVRRWEPDVVVLSGLMRLVPPAVVDAFSPNLINTHPAYLPEFPGAHGVRDAIAAGVTQTGASLIVVDNSVDGGPIIAQERIPVLPGDTESSLHDRIKPVERRLLIQAVLDIANSHLDLKELARS
- a CDS encoding APC family permease, producing MSVPNQIASPHAEGKGLAAGTLGLWGSTVIGLASTAPVYSLAATLGFVVLAVGAQAPVAFIIAFVPMLLIAFAYRELNRAVPDCGTTFTWATKAFGPWVGWLGGWGVAVAGTVVLANLAQIGGIYFWLLVSPDLAENVPLVTATGVVFIALMSWISWRGLEIGERLQNVLLGVQYLALVLFVVFASAAVITGTAPEGSTMPSADWFNPFAFESLDAFVESVLLALFIYWGWDTCLALNEETRDPKRIPGRAAVLTTLILLVTYVGVAVAAMSYAGLGGTGVGLGNEGNADDVFFALKDAVFGPWAWLLVVAVMISAVSSTQTTILPTARGTLAMAVYKALPKRFATVHPRYRTPSFSTLLMGFVAIVFYVGMTLVSDNILQDTILSLGLAIAFYYSITGFACVWYFRSTLFTSWRNFWNRLVFPLVGALLLTGAFVYSAIDMLDPDYGYTVLFGVGGVFVVGVGSLALGAVLMVVWSFFADSRPFFRGESLNRETEVLVPEEEQKIIRSVDGGVG
- a CDS encoding DUF6350 family protein, with protein sequence MRRTTIALLAGLEASVAALIGLGIALVPLMLLWAVHFGLAVDAAFFFRAAADVWLLGHGVDLELQIDAVTAARSGLPGAGDPFPVTIALLGFAVVSAAFGRRIGRRSAAEGHSFTGSVAAIVVYAVVGFLLAVTAGVDGARSSLWQATLLPAFTMAVGVVVGAVGESLRGDPVADAAGGFVRRRVEALPVAFVATVRSVVRIGAGAASGVLAVAGLLVAWLIAADYATIAGLYQSLGTGIDGGIALTVAELALIPNVIVWAASWLLGPGFALGAGTSVSPGGTLLGPVPGLPLLGALPTEAQAFGALWLIVPVLLGFVGTWLVAGSMRSPAIGGNAARPGDLGARRRPDAWWLPLATGAGAAGVAGLVLGLLAWWSGGAAGPGRLADVGPNPWAVALVTAATVGIGAVTGGYAARANGRRDDEPGSVFSRAGAGSEPR